ATTATCAACACCGAAATCAAGCCTTTCTCGGCAACCGCCTATCACAACGGCAAGTTCGTGCCCGTGACCCAAGACACCCTGAAGGGCAAGTGGTCCGTGGTGTTTTTCTACCCCGCTGACTTCACCTTCGTCTGCCCCACCGAATTGGGCGACCTGGCCGACCATTACGACACCTTCAAGTCACTCGGTGTTGAGATTTACGGTGTGTCGACCGACACCCATTTCACCCACAAGGCATGGCACGACACATCTGAGACCATCAACAAGATCCGTTATCCGCTGATCGGCGACCCCACTGGCACGATCACCCGTAACTTCGATGTGATGATCGAAGAAGAGGGCCTGGCACTGCGTGGCACGTTTGTGATCAATCCCGAAGGCCAGATCAAGCTGTGCGAAATCCATGACAACGGCATTGGCCGTGATGCCAAGGAGCTGCTGCGCAAAGTGCAGGCTGCCCAGTACGTGGCATCCCACCCGGGTGAAGTCTGCCCCGCCAAGTGGACTCCTGGCGCACAGACGCTGGCCCCATCACTGGACCTCGTTGGCAAGATCTAAATCCATTAAGACGTATCCCCGGGGTGTCATGCCCCCGGGGCTTTGCCTGCCCATTGAAAGGAATTGCTGTGCTGACCGATGATTTAAAAGCCCAACTGAAAGCCTATTTGCAACGCGTCACGATGCCGATCGTGTTAGAGGCATCGTTAGATGACTCTGCCGCCGGCAAAGAGCTGCGTGATCTTTTAGAGCAATTGGCGATCTTGTCCGACAAGATCACAGTTCAGTTTGATGGCAACGATCAGCGCAAGCCGTCTTTCGGCATTCGTCGGGCTGGCACTGACATGCACCTTCGGTTTGCAGCCATTCCCTTGGGTCATGAGTTCACATCGCTCGTGTTGGCGTTGCTGTGGGCGGGTGGTCACCCACCGAAGGCAGAGCCTGCTGTGATCGAGCAGATCAAGGCATTGGAAGGTGACTTCAATTTCGAGGTTTACATGTCCTTGTCTTGCCACAACTGTCCCGATGTGGTGCAGGCGTTAAGCCTAATGGCGGTACTGAACCCCAAAATCAAAACGGTCACGATTGACGGCGCACTTTATCAAGACGAAGTGAATGCCCGTCAGGTGATGGCTGTTCCCATGGTCTTTTTGAATGGGCAGATGTTTGGCTCGGGCCGTATGACGGTGGAAGAGATCATTGCCAAGCTGGATACCAACTCAGCAGAGCGTGATGCTGCCCGCTTAAACGCCAAAGACCCGTTTGATGTGCTGGTGGTGGGTGGTGGCCCGGCGGGTGCTGCTGCCGCGGTGTATGCGGCACGTAAAGGCATCCGTACTGGTATTGCGGTCGAGCGCATGGGTGGGCAGACCAACGACACCATGGCCATTGAGAATTACATCTCGGTGCTTGAGACCGACGGCCCCAAGTTCGCTGCTGCCCTGGAAGCCCAGGTGCGTGCGTATGAGGTTGACATTATGAATTTGCAGCGTGCTAAGCGCGTGATCCCGGCAGATGTCGCTGGCGGTCTGGTGCAAGTCGAGCTGGAAAACGGCGCTATTTTGAAGTCGCGCAGTGTGATTCTGTCTACCGGTGCCCGTTGGCGTAATGTCAATGTACCCGGCGAGCAGGAATACAAAAACAAAGGCGTGGCTTACTGCCCCCACTGCGATGGTCCTTTGTTCAAAGGCAAGCGCACGGCGGTGATTGGTGGTGGTAACTCGGGCGTTGAGGCAGCGATCGACTTGGCGGGTGTGGTGGCCCATGTCACCTTGATTGAGTTTGCCGATCAGTTAAAGGCAGACGCCGTGTTGATTAGCAAGCTTAAGAGCTTGCCCAATGTCACCATTATCACCAATGCCCAGACCACCGAAATTACGGGGGATGGGAATAAGGTCAACGGTATTCGTTACAAAGACCGTGCCACAGGGGAAGAGCACCACATTGCGCTGGAAGGCATTTTTGTGCAGATTGGTTTGGTGCCGAACACCGAGTTTTTAAAGGGCACAGTCGAGCTCAGCAAATACGGCGAGATTGTGGTGGATGCCAAGTGCCACACCAATATTCCCGGAGTGTTTGCTGCTGGGGATGTGACCACGGTGCCCTATAAGCAGATTGTGATTGCTGCGGGCGAGGGTGCGAAGGCGGCCTTGAGCGCCTTTGATTACCTGATTCGCACACCGGCAGCGGCGGAGGAAGCCTCTGCGGCGGTTGCGGCCTAACGCTACTAGGGTGAGAAAAGTCTGAAAAGAAAACGGGGCAGCGTATCGTCTGCCCCGTTTTGTGTTGGCGTTGAGAACCTAGAATTTTTCCCAGGGTGCCAGGGGCCGCCACTGGCCCATGGGCAAGGCCCCGAGTTTTACTCGGCCAATCCGAATTCGCTTTAGCCCCACTACCTTTAGCCCCACCAATTCGCACATCCGGCGAATCTGCCGTTTTTTCCCCTCGCGCAAGACAAACCGCAGCTGGTCTTCGTTTTGCCATGACACTTTTGCGGGTTTCAGTTTTTCGCCATCCAGTGAGAGCCCGTGATTCAGCTTCTGCAGGCCGGATTCTGACAACTGGCCTTCCACACGCACCAGGTATTCTTTTTCGATTGGGGAATCTTCGCCAATGAGAAGCCGTGCAATTCGGCCATCTTGCGTGAGCACCAATAGCCCAGTGGAATCAATGTCGAGCCGGCCAGCCGGTGCGAGCCCCTTGGTGGCAATTCGCGGGGGGAATTTGATTTTGGCGGGGTTGGCTTGTGGGTCGCGCCAGAGATTGGCGGGCGTGATCAGCGATGCGGCTGGCTGATATTCGCGCTCATCATCGGCATGGGAAATAAAGCCAATCGGTTTATTGAGCAGAATTGTGAGTTGCGATGCCTGGTGTTGTTTTGCCGCTGCTGCTAATTCAACATTTTGACTCGGCAGGGCGCGTGCACCCAATTCGGACACCACTTCACCATCCACCAGCACCAATCCCTGCTCGATATAGCGATCTGCCTCGCGTCGAGAACAGATGCCACGATCCGCCAGAATTTTTGAAATACGAATGCGTTCTTGTTCCAAGGGGTATTTTTTCTAGTAAATCTGCGGGGCGTCGAGGCGTTGGCGAATAATTACTTTTGGGTCAGCGTATCAGCGCGTAAGACGCAAAGCCCAGTAGCGTAAACATAATCGAGCCCACGACATGGGCAGAGATTTCTATCCCTGCCCACAACCACTTGCCTTGTTGAAGCAGACCAACCACCTCAGCCGAAAACGCAGAAAACGTGGTGAGCCCGCCAAGAAAGCCCGTGATGATTAACAGGCGCCACTCTTCCGATAGCTTGGGCGTGTCACTAAAGTAGGCCACGGCAAGCCCGATCAAATAGGCACCCACCCAGTTCGCCGCCAGCGTGCCCATTGGGATCATGCTGAGCTTGCCATTTAAGCGCTCGGCCAGCTGCCAGCGAGCCAAGGCCCCAAGGCTTGCGCCGATGCAAATGGCGATCACGGACATCAACTTGATGGGCATAGACAGGTTTTTTGGTGTGGCTGATTGTTTCTCTGGGCAGTGTAGCCCGATTTGGGTAGACCTTTGATAATATTCGTCTAGGTGAATATTTAATCACAGGGTCGGTCTCGCCCTGCAAACTTCCTGTCAAAGGAGCAACACATGTTTCAAAAAAATATGGGTGGTATTGATCGTTTGTCCCGCATTGGTCTGGGCCTGGCCCTGATCGCTTCGGCCGCTGTGGGTGCTTTGGGCTCTTGGGCCTATATCGGCATCATTCCCGTGATCACCGGCGCCATTGGCAGTTGCCCACTTTATTCTTTGATTGGCATTAAAACCTGCAAGACCCAGAAGTAAATTCAGTACACTGCCGTTTTCGATTTCTAAAGGCTGTCCGTGAGTTCAGAATTAACGAGAGACCAAGAGGTCTCTCGCCGCAGAAGTTTTGCGATCATCTCCCACCCCGACGCTGGTAAGACCACCCTGACTGAGAAGCTTCTGCTCTATGCAGGCGCTATTCAGATTGCAGGCAGTGTCAAGGCGCGCAAGGCCAGCCGGCATGCAACCTCCGACTGGATGGAGATTGAAAAGCAGCGGGGTATTTCGGTGGCGAGCTCCGTCATGCAGATGGAATACCGCAACTGCATCATCAACCTTCTGGACACGCCGGGTCACCAGGATTTTTCAGAAGACACCTATCGTGTTCTAACTGCGGTGGATTCCGCGCTCATGGTGATCGACGCCGCCAATGGTGTGGAGCCCCAGACCCGTCGCTTGATTGAAGTCTGCCGGGCAAGAAATACACCGCTCATCACTTTCATTAATAAGCTGGACCGAGAAGTTAAAAAGCCGCTGGATCTCATGGATGAGATTGAATCAGAGCTCGGCATGCCTGTGGTGCCGTTTACCTGGCCAGTGGGCATGGGCAAGTCATTTGCCGGTGTGATTGATATTGCCCGCCAGCAAATGCGGCTCTTTCGCCCCGGCGAAGACCGGGTGGGCCAGGCGGAAGAAGACATCGTGTCGATCGACGATCCCGCATTAAAGGCGCGCCTTGGCACCGATTTGGAAGAGGCATTGGCTGAAGTGGAGCTTGTTTCAGGTGCCATGCCGGCGTTTGACCGACAAGAGTTTTTGGCGGGCCGGCAGTCGCCTGTGTTTTTTGGCTCAGCAATTAATAACTTTGGCGTTCAGGAAGTATTAGATGCACTCGCCGACCTATCGCCGCCACCCGGGCCAAGGGCCGCGGTGCAGCGCATGGTCTCACCCGATGAGCCAAAGTTCACTGCCGTAGTGTTCAAGGTTCAGGCCAATATGGATCCTGCCCACCGAGATCGGGTGGCTTTTTTGCGGATCTGCTCAGGCAAGTTTGAGCGTGGCATGAAGATGAAAATCAGCCGCAATGGCAAAGAGATTCGCAGTAACAATGCCTTGTCGTTTCTTTCACAACGCCGCGATATTCTGGATGAAGCCTATGCAGGCGACATCATCGGCCTGCCCAATCATGGCCTGCTTCGCTTGGGCGACACGTTGACCGAGGGTGAAACGTTGCAGTTCAAAGGCCTGCCGTTTTTTGCGCCCGAAATGTTCCGCATGGTTGAGACCGCAGACCCCATGCGCAATAAACAACTCCGCACCGGCTTAATGCAGTTGGGTGAAGAGGGGGCCATCCAGGTCTTTCGCCCCCACATGGGGGGTGCCATGTTGCTGGGTGCGGTTGGGCAGTTGCAGTTTGAAGTCGTGGCCCATCGGCTGAGCACCGAGTACGGTGCCGAAGTTCGCCTGATGCCATCGCGATTTAATGTGGCCCGTTGGGTCACATCGGATAACCCCAAAAAGTTAGCCCAGTTTCTAGAGGAAAACGCCCACCGTACGGCCGAGGATGTGGTTGGGGCACCGGTGCTACTGACTGCCCATAAGTCAGAGTTAGACGTGGTGCAGGAACGCTGGCCCGATATTCAGTTTCATGCCCTGCGCGAACACGCCGGATTAATCTTCCAATCTGAGATGGGCAACTAAGCCCAGGCAATCACAACTTTTTCCGTGATATTGAATTCGCTGGTGTGCGCGCAAACCAGTGATGTGTGATCAAGCTAGTTGGGCGGCGCCCAGATACAGACCCGGTTTCGGCCGGTCTGTTTGGCCAGGTACATGGCAGCATCTGCCCGATTAAAAAATGTTTCGCGAATTTCAATATCAAGCCCTTCGGCGTCGTGATTGAAATGCGGGGATTCGTGGCTGGGGTAAAACTCCGCAACACCAAGACTTACGGTGATGTGAAATGCTCGGCCATCACTTGTGGTAAAGCCTGTTTTTGCTACGGCAAGACGAATGCGCTCAGACACTTCTTTGGCCTGGGCTGCGGGCGTGTCGGGAAAGACAAATAAAAACTCTTCGCCACCCACTCGGCCAAAGATATCCATATTTCGAATCTGCTTGTGGCAGGTTTCCGCCAAGCCAGCCAAGACCCGATCCCCCATGGCGTGGCCATATTGATCATTCACTCTTTTAAAGTGATCAATATCCATCATGACAAAGGAAAGCGGCTCATTTTTGCGGCGG
The nucleotide sequence above comes from beta proteobacterium MWH-UniP1. Encoded proteins:
- the ahpC gene encoding alkyl hydroperoxide reductase subunit C; protein product: MSIINTEIKPFSATAYHNGKFVPVTQDTLKGKWSVVFFYPADFTFVCPTELGDLADHYDTFKSLGVEIYGVSTDTHFTHKAWHDTSETINKIRYPLIGDPTGTITRNFDVMIEEEGLALRGTFVINPEGQIKLCEIHDNGIGRDAKELLRKVQAAQYVASHPGEVCPAKWTPGAQTLAPSLDLVGKI
- the ahpF gene encoding alkyl hydroperoxide reductase subunit F — its product is MLTDDLKAQLKAYLQRVTMPIVLEASLDDSAAGKELRDLLEQLAILSDKITVQFDGNDQRKPSFGIRRAGTDMHLRFAAIPLGHEFTSLVLALLWAGGHPPKAEPAVIEQIKALEGDFNFEVYMSLSCHNCPDVVQALSLMAVLNPKIKTVTIDGALYQDEVNARQVMAVPMVFLNGQMFGSGRMTVEEIIAKLDTNSAERDAARLNAKDPFDVLVVGGGPAGAAAAVYAARKGIRTGIAVERMGGQTNDTMAIENYISVLETDGPKFAAALEAQVRAYEVDIMNLQRAKRVIPADVAGGLVQVELENGAILKSRSVILSTGARWRNVNVPGEQEYKNKGVAYCPHCDGPLFKGKRTAVIGGGNSGVEAAIDLAGVVAHVTLIEFADQLKADAVLISKLKSLPNVTIITNAQTTEITGDGNKVNGIRYKDRATGEEHHIALEGIFVQIGLVPNTEFLKGTVELSKYGEIVVDAKCHTNIPGVFAAGDVTTVPYKQIVIAAGEGAKAALSAFDYLIRTPAAAEEASAAVAA
- a CDS encoding pseudouridine synthase encodes the protein MEQERIRISKILADRGICSRREADRYIEQGLVLVDGEVVSELGARALPSQNVELAAAAKQHQASQLTILLNKPIGFISHADDEREYQPAASLITPANLWRDPQANPAKIKFPPRIATKGLAPAGRLDIDSTGLLVLTQDGRIARLLIGEDSPIEKEYLVRVEGQLSESGLQKLNHGLSLDGEKLKPAKVSWQNEDQLRFVLREGKKRQIRRMCELVGLKVVGLKRIRIGRVKLGALPMGQWRPLAPWEKF
- the crcB gene encoding fluoride efflux transporter CrcB encodes the protein MPIKLMSVIAICIGASLGALARWQLAERLNGKLSMIPMGTLAANWVGAYLIGLAVAYFSDTPKLSEEWRLLIITGFLGGLTTFSAFSAEVVGLLQQGKWLWAGIEISAHVVGSIMFTLLGFASYALIR
- a CDS encoding DUF2892 domain-containing protein, coding for MFQKNMGGIDRLSRIGLGLALIASAAVGALGSWAYIGIIPVITGAIGSCPLYSLIGIKTCKTQK
- a CDS encoding peptide chain release factor 3; the encoded protein is MSVSSELTRDQEVSRRRSFAIISHPDAGKTTLTEKLLLYAGAIQIAGSVKARKASRHATSDWMEIEKQRGISVASSVMQMEYRNCIINLLDTPGHQDFSEDTYRVLTAVDSALMVIDAANGVEPQTRRLIEVCRARNTPLITFINKLDREVKKPLDLMDEIESELGMPVVPFTWPVGMGKSFAGVIDIARQQMRLFRPGEDRVGQAEEDIVSIDDPALKARLGTDLEEALAEVELVSGAMPAFDRQEFLAGRQSPVFFGSAINNFGVQEVLDALADLSPPPGPRAAVQRMVSPDEPKFTAVVFKVQANMDPAHRDRVAFLRICSGKFERGMKMKISRNGKEIRSNNALSFLSQRRDILDEAYAGDIIGLPNHGLLRLGDTLTEGETLQFKGLPFFAPEMFRMVETADPMRNKQLRTGLMQLGEEGAIQVFRPHMGGAMLLGAVGQLQFEVVAHRLSTEYGAEVRLMPSRFNVARWVTSDNPKKLAQFLEENAHRTAEDVVGAPVLLTAHKSELDVVQERWPDIQFHALREHAGLIFQSEMGN
- a CDS encoding GGDEF domain-containing protein — encoded protein: MNAFIFALDVIALIAQIVAIAIATSAYRYSGKYRASWILVIAALIMMGLRRIHPIFVGPVGGLHADVYVLLGALLSIFMAASIAGLRKILIDLDTQNKVLSQFVQTDSLTGILSRSEALSRAEQEIARSRRKNEPLSFVMMDIDHFKRVNDQYGHAMGDRVLAGLAETCHKQIRNMDIFGRVGGEEFLFVFPDTPAAQAKEVSERIRLAVAKTGFTTSDGRAFHITVSLGVAEFYPSHESPHFNHDAEGLDIEIRETFFNRADAAMYLAKQTGRNRVCIWAPPN